The genomic region GTTAAGATCTTGCAAGTTCTTTGCTTGCCCAGCTTGTAATGGCATCTCTTTCTCGGGCATCGTTTTATCGCAGCCTTTTGGGTTTGAAAAGACCATGGTCGGCATTGCCTCGCCTTCCTTCTGCATAGGCCGGCGTAGCCTCAGTTTAGGTACAATGCCGTGAGGAGGTAAGTAATAGACCGGGATGAACGCCATGGGTCGTCCAAGCGGATAGTAGTTCATGCCCATCATTCCAGTATGCTCAGATTCAAGATCAGACTTGCCCATTTCTGATGTCTCACTTGGCTTCAACAACGAAGGATCGTCCATGTCCGTCGGTCTGCCCATCACAGCGCCAAGCGCAGCCAAAAGTAGAAAtacctttaaaagaaaacaattgattGCATGTGTCATTTAAGTACATTGCGGTACATGAAATGTGGTACCTGTTTGAGAGCCATGATGTCTGATACGATACTGAGCTCATTCGCTACGATAGCTTTTATATAGGGCCCTTCGTTTCCCACCATATGAACATCTTTCATCGTCGTccattcgtttctttcttactGCGAGTTCAATTATCAATCATGTCTTTAAAAGCGAATTTTCAGAATACTGTATCGAGGGACGTACATGTTCAGAACTTTCTCTTTTTAGACTTTCTCGTAGCCTTTAGACGTCTGCGTTGGGCACGGTCGGAAATACCCAACACATTTCCATGTCGATCGTTCTGCCACTGCCATTCCAACATCATGTATTTTACCGATATAGatttccacaaaaaaaaagccttttatCTTAGTTTCGTGGAAAAGGCTTTGCGTTGTTCGAATCCACTTATAGCAGACCAAAATATTACTACTATTTGTTGTGCTACAATAACGATCAGGCAATGCATTTTGaacgtttatttttagatCATAGTCCCGAGATTACAGAAAGAGAATAACAGTGATAAGAAATAATCAGTTATCCCCCTCGTATCATTTGAAGATGCATAAGAATCAATCACGTACGTGAATGTACTTTTTAAAACACGTGGTACCGCACGATTGTCAAACCACACGGAGataatgaaattttgtttaggAAAAACATTCGTTAATTAGACTATGGCAATGCCCTTGGCCGTGGCTGTGTAAACAGCGGATGAATCGTGTCCGTCCCGTCCATATGCAAAACCCTGAACTGATAGTGTCGAGAACGAAGGACACAACTGttgttgtacaaaaaaaaataagcaagtCATCGTGAACAGGCGTGTTAAAGAAGGAAGATAAGTGAAGCATTTCATCAGCCATTTCCCTATTGGATCCCTCTGCTGAATGCGGAatcatttctcatttttaaattgttgatTGTCATTGCGTAATATCCCCTAAGGCAGGACGCCTTGCCGTTTGGGATACGAACGCAAACGATGAAAACGTTTAAAAGGAGAAATAACAGGACGCCCTCGGCAAACGATTCAGTGTCCTTCCAGCAGATCTCCATTGCTCTCCACGTAAGTCTCagtaaaaaattattcaattcAAGTTTGATCACGTTAAAGTTCCCGTCCAGCATGCCCGTTTACAAGCTTCGCTATTTCAACAACCCGCGGCGAGGCCGTGCCGAGCTGAGTCGTCTTATTCTTCATCAGGCTGGAGTGGAATTCGAAGACATCCGCTTCCCTCACAGCGAATGGCCCGCCATTAAACCCAGTATGTAAATATCGTTTgaaggcaaaataaaaatgcaatCACGTATTCTAATGAGCAtgcaaaaatcttttttattagCCACGCCGTTCGGCCAAGTTCCTGTCCTCGAAGTTGACGGACAAGTATTGGCCCAGTCAAACACCATCGCCCGTTACCTCGCTAGGAAGTATGGCCTTGCTGGGAAGAACGATTGGGAGCAAGCTTTGGCTGACATGTACGCTGACAACATTCACGATCTTTTGAATGGTAtaatcctttaaaaaaaaaagcaaaactaaaattgaaaatgattgaAGCTTTCATTGAACTCCGCTTGAGCAGCTGCGGCCGTCCCGTTCATGGAGAAGGATCCAGTGAAGCAGAAAGAAATGTACGAAAAGTTTATGGCCGAGACGATTGCCAATCACGTTGTCCTCATTGAAAAGCAATTGAACAAGAATAACACCGGATATCTAGTCGGCAACGATGTGAGTCCATTTCCGCAGTGTCTTGAAACGTTGGCGTCTGGCCGGTTGGAAGTAATAACTTGTATTACTTGCATTTTACAGTTGACGTGGGCTGATTTAGCTTATTACGCGTATTTCTCCGACTTCATGGAAGTGAAATTCGGTAGTGCCTTTTTGAAAGACGCGCCGCGTTTGAAGGCTTTGATCGATCGCGTCAAAGCTCTGCCGAATATCAAGAAGTGGACGGACTATCGGAATTCCAAATACCCGGAAGAAAATTAAGAGAATCAGATATTAAATGACCATTTAACCATTAGATATTATGTAATCCTGGGTAACATCTGTTGTTAAGTTGCCCCATGCCCGGTTTGGTTTTGGAAAAATTCAATGAGCCATCAAATATAAGCCAGCGAAATGCACGTCCCTATTCTTGTGTTTTATATTACACGCAAATCAGGATGACGGGGGCATTTCCGGTCTTCGCAAGAATACGTATATGGGCTATAAAGAATGTTGGCATCAAACAGCTTTTTGAAGACGTGAAAAATCGTGACcagaacaaaaatgaaaaatgatggCCTCGGTCGCGGCTGATGATGCACACATTGCAATTTGCTGACTCATCGTTCAAGTATGTGGCTTCCTAGAGGACTAGAACTGTATAATCACAATTTCAACTTCTATAGAACGAATTTCACTTCCAAGTTTTGACACGCTTTGATGTATTGATGTTTCGATAAAGGCAGGGCTTCCTTTGGCTTGTAATCAGCAGTTAAGGCATTAAAGGGTAACGTCAAACGAAGGTAATCACACACTTGTACGAAAACGAAATCAGAAACGTTCCTGTTGCAGGTCTGTTGGTTTCGTGCGTCATAGCTGTCGTGTATTCAAACACAGCAAGCAttcaaaagcaaataaaacttttccttgtttgtatTTTCCTTTGTAAATGGAGACATTGGCGTGTGTTCTATTCTATTTTCATTCAGAAGGTCTTTATTCAAAACATATCTTACGTAGTTTACCTTTTCCTTATGAAGCCACTATCGGtggagggaaagaaagaaatcgaaaaacgGCACATCTTCCAGTCCCATTAACAAAGTGAAAAGCAGTGATCAagtatcttttttttagaGGTAGACAGTTAATTGACATCGAATCGATGTGCATGCATCTGTGGCTGGCCTGTgtcgcaaaaataaaaaaaaccagacATGTCTGGCTGTCTAGTCATTCATAGCCTCAAACGATAGCGTCTAGAACCGAATAgattcggttttttttttatttgttgattATTGTATAGCCAAGTAATCGCCCTTGGAAAGAGACGCCCTGCCTATCGCGCTAGCGGCATTAGAAGAACCGTGAcgcaaaaattaaagaaatatCCTTGGGGGGGACAAAGCAGATAGTGTTATACGGAATGACGTTTTGCTATTGCGCCCTCCCCCCTTATTAAAAACATCCTTTTAAATTCCTCCTACTGAGTACACGTGGCAATTGTGGCATTCACGCAATCCTTTCCCGCCGTATAGGCTCACATGAACAGTATAAAAACAGCGTAACATTTATTCGGAATCGTTCAGTCTCGTTCAACGATTCGTCGCTCACACGCCTGATCTGAGTAAGTAGATAGAAAGGATTTTGTTGTAAATGTTTTGATGCGCGTGATAAATTTCGTGAGAGGTATTTGGCTTTGAGCCGCCCCCCATCGATCAGCTGTTGTTGACATTTGTCGGCAGCCGAACTGCGCAGTTTGATAGCAAgttgatttttcgttttactttttctttctctagtTCAACATGCCTGTTTACAAACTTCATTACTTTAATCTCCGAGGACGTGCTGAGTTGGCTCGTCTTATTATGAGTCAGGCTGGTGTTGAGTTTGAGGATGTCCGTTTCGAGCGAACTGAATGGCCTGCTCTCAAAGCCAGTGAGTAGAAGTTCATTGTGCAAAATGATGACAATGTTCAATGGCTTTATtgtattgttgttttttttttgtatagccATGC from Daphnia carinata strain CSIRO-1 chromosome 6, CSIRO_AGI_Dcar_HiC_V3, whole genome shotgun sequence harbors:
- the LOC130689690 gene encoding glutathione S-transferase 1-like, producing MPVYKLRYFNNPRRGRAELSRLILHQAGVEFEDIRFPHSEWPAIKPTTPFGQVPVLEVDGQVLAQSNTIARYLARKYGLAGKNDWEQALADMYADNIHDLLNAAAVPFMEKDPVKQKEMYEKFMAETIANHVVLIEKQLNKNNTGYLVGNDLTWADLAYYAYFSDFMEVKFGSAFLKDAPRLKALIDRVKALPNIKKWTDYRNSKYPEEN